The Agromyces sp. G08B096 DNA window GAGAACTCGCCCCCAGCGATGTCGACCTCAACTCCTACATGCGGCATCTACACGACCCTGACCTGGGCTTTGACCAATTCGTCGCCATCATTGCTGGGCTCGACTCCTCTTCGCGCATCATTGTTTCAACGTGGCTGATCGAACGGAATCGGTTCCGGCCAGTGCCACTGATGCGGTTACTCGATGATTCTCCTGAACAGAGAAACACCACCATCGAGGCCACGACCGAGATTAACGCCAAGCCCTACGATCGTGAGGAAACGCTTTGATCTCCGACGCCGCTCGTCCAGAACCATCCGATCCAGTCTTCATCTCATATCGGCAGAAGGACGGGACGGACATCGCCGCGGAACTAGCGTGGCTCTTGCGGACCGCCGGAGTCCCTGTCTGGCGCGATCGAGACGATCTGCCCCCAGGCGACACCGAGGCCCGGCTCAAGCAAGCGATCGCTGCCGGTATTTCCGGCGGCGTCCTCGTAATTACACCCGATGTGGCGAACAGCAGAGTCGTCAAGACGCTGGAGGCACCCCATCTCCTCGCGCTACACGACAACCACGAGGTGTTCGCGCTCGGCATCGCAAACTCAGTCAAGACAGAAGACGGAACAACGGACTATGACGCGCCGGATGGACTCCTAGACCGTCGCCCCGGTACGTTGAGCGGCGTCGATCAGCACCCCGCTGACCGCGATGGCCTGCTTGTGTTGATACGAGGCTTGGTCTGGCATCGAATCGCCTCTCTTCGAGAGCAAATCCAGACTACCGACCAGACGTTCCACTTGAGCCTCCAGACCAGGAATACGCCGCAGGTCTATGACCGCACTGGTGATGAGCTTGATATCCGGCTCAGACCCTCTAGCCACGAGCGTCTTCCGAGCGCCGAAGGGCTTCGAGACCTCAAAGACACCATCGGGTTCCTTCCAGATGCTGTGACACGCTCAAGTGCGCATCGAATCCGTGTTCAAGGAGGCGCCCATCTCTCCGTAGCTTTCGCCGTGGGAGCAGCACTCCCATCGTCACGAATCGGGCACATGGACGTGATCGACCAACAGGGCGTCTCCTGGGCGAGCGATGGCGAATCCCGTTTCACCGCTCAGCCGCAAGTGCGGATCACAGCCGAGGGGAGCAATCCCTCAGCGATCACGTCGGGCCGCGCAGCCGTGGCTGTGTACGTGGATCTACTTCCGCAACGGAGCGATGCCGCGTTCGCTCGGTATCTCGAAGACAGAGCCCCGTTCCTCGCCGCCTGGCGCCACCTAACGAGCGCGAACGACACACTTATCGAACCTTCGGAGGCTGGCTTGATCGCCGCTGATGTTGCCGCCCACATCCGTGGGCTTTCCAACGACAACTCAAACGCGGAGATACACCTCCTCCTGCGTTGCCCGTTCTCGCTGGCGCTTCTCATCGGGCGGTTAACCAACACGCTCCGGTTCGTCGTCTACGAGTGGGACGACTCAGAGCCCACCGAGGGAGATGACTACCGCGCAAGGTACGTGCCGACACTTCGGGTTCGCACATCGGCCAGCGCAGGCGTCATCGAGGAGGTCTTGATCTAAGAGCAAGCTTGATAACTCTCTGGAAAGGTTCGCCGATCTCATCCGCTGCCCGAGGGCCCCTGTTGGGGTGCTCGTCGTCACTGCCTAGCGGCGGTGCACAACTCGTGTGCCAGTGATCCAGCGCCTCCACGCTTGCGGTGACTCATGCGCGCGAGAGTCCGCAAGTCGGCCGCCTGCCGTTCGTCTTCGCGATCCCTGGGTTCGCAGGAACCCAATAAATGGGCGGGTGGGCGTGGACCTGCACGGTGAAGTCGCGATCACGGTGGCGTCAACTGCAAAACTGAGCGCCGCCAGTACTGCACCGTGGCCTACCCAGCCCGTCCTCGCCGACCCGGGGGAAGTAGCCCGCGCTCTCTCGCCTTCGTCACCCACCCTTGTGCTGTCGACAGCGCCACTGTGTTCAGCGCCGCCATAGTCGCGCTCGGATTTGCATCGCCCTGCTGAGTCAGCCGGCCGTGCTGCAGTGCAACCAGCTCGTAGAAATCGGGCACCTTCTTCGGGTCGCCGAGCGGCTTGAGCAGATCGCGCTCGCTGACCTTCCGCCCCGACGGCAGAACGATCTTCCCCCCGGTGATCGTCTCGGTACGCTTCATCGCGAACAGGCGCTTGTTGATCGCGGCCTCGATGCGGGCAGTCGGCAGTTCGCGCAGGAGCTGGCTCGTGATGGGGTCGCCCGGGCGCCAGGGCAGGTAGATCACGCCGGTGATACGCACCTCTTCGGGTACGGCGAAGAGGTGCCGCTGCAAACGGATCATCACGCGGGTGTGCGTGGCCTCGTGCTCGAGGTAGCGCCAGCGGCCATCAGCGGTCTCGTTCTGATCGGAATCCTCCGGAGTGCCCTGGTCGTCGTACCCGAGCACCGCGTCGATCTGATCGCTCGCGTCGTCGTCTCGCTCGCCGGGGAACCGGTTCGGCAGGTACCAGCCCTCGGGCAGGTCGTCCTGCACGAGCAAGCCGTCGAAGGATTGATCGCCTGGACGCGCGACAGAGTTGCTCATACGGCAACTCTAGCCACGACCTCAGATAGTTGCCGAAACATGAGCCTTGATGGTAATCTCAGATACCTGCAAATAGCCGCGTTCCGAAGCGAGGCGCGGGGCTGGTTGGAAGGGGTTCGTCATGGTCGACACCGCTTGGAAGGTCCAGTACTTGAACCGCGCCGAGGCGGCCGAGCGGTGCCGCATCCCGGTCTCGAGCTTCGACAAGCTCAGGCGCGACGGCCTGATTCCCGAGCCCGACGCGCACATGGGCAAGCACTTGCTCTGGAGCGCCGACACCATCGACGAACTCCTCGCACGCGGCGGCACGGAGACCTGATGGCCGGTCGGCCGGGCAGGGACTCCCCGACGCGGTTCGATCCGCGCACGGGTCGGCCGCTGCCCGAGGGCATCCGCTGGCGCACCGACAGGCAGCGGTATCAGGTCCGCGTCGTTGGACCGGGCGTGGACGGGGGAGCGGCCGAGCGATCGCGGATGTTCCTCACCCTCGCCGAGGCCAAGCGAGAACTCGCGAAGATGGTCGCCGGTCGCAACCCGAACGGCTCCATGACGCTCGAGCAGTGGCACGAGAAGTACTGGCCGGCGATCGAGTCATCCGTTCGCCCGGCGACCGCGCGCGGCTACGGCGTGGCCTGGCGGCTGCGTGTGAAGCCGAGCCTCGGTCGGCAGCGGCTCGAGGACATCACGTCGCCGATGATCGAGTCGGCGATGGTCGCGTGGTCGGGCGGAGCATCCGCGAAGAACGACGCGCTCGCCGTGCTGTCGCGCCTCCTCGATGGTGCGCGTCGCTCTCGGTTCATCGACTACAACCCCGCGCGTGAGGTCAAGCGCCCGAGCATGCGCGAGTCGGTCTCGCCGATCTCGCGGGCGTTGACGCTCGACCAGGTTCGCACGCTGCTCGAGTTCGTACCCGAGGGTGCCTATCGCAACTATGTCGCCGCGCTCGTCTACACGGGGATGCGCGCCGGTGAAGCTACCGCGCTCCGCGTCGGCGACGTCGACTTCGAGCGCGGCATCATCCGCGTCAGCCGGTCGCTCAGCCCAGGGCAGCGCGGCGAACTGATCGAGCAGTCGCCGAAGAGTCACAATTCGCGCGAGGTCCCGCTGATCGACGCGCTGCGCCCGTACGCCGAGCAAGCCGCGCGCGGCAAGCAATTGAGCGACCTGCTGTTCTCTGGCCCCGATGGCGGACGGCTCACGAACCACAACGCCCGCCGCGGTGTCGACTGGGAGGCACTGCGCAAGGCGATCGGCCGGCCCGACCTCCGAGTCCACGACCTGCGGCACACATTCGCGACGATCCTGTTCGACGCCGGCGCCAGCGCGCCCGACGTGCAGGCGACGCTCGGCCACTCGAGCCTGCAGATCACCGAGCGGTACTCACGCGCTCGCGAGGGCGTCGCGCTGCGCGCCGGCGCAGCCCTCGACCAGATGCTCGGCGAGGCGGACACGGCTGACAAGAAGAAGGCATCCAAGACGAAGCAGCGCAAGACCACCGAAATGGCCCGCAGGCCGACCCACGCCGACCTTAATGGCCCATTAATGGCCCGCCCTCAGGACAGGCCCGACACGATCGGCCGATAGAACGAAAAACCCCCGGTCTCCCGGGGGTTTCGATTGTGGCTCCGACCGGCATCGATCCGGTGACCTTTCGATTTTCAGTCGAACGCTCTACCAACTGAGCTACAGAGCCTCGAGGCGTGAATGCCTCGTGTTAAGGAGAAAGCCCCTTCTCTCGAAAGGGCTTGTCGCCTGAGCGACCCTGACGGGACTTGAACCCGCGACCTCCGCCGTGACAGGGCGGCACGCTAACCAACTGCGCCACAGGGCCTCGTAATGAGACTGTTCAATTATATTCGCCGTTCAGCGTGACCCCAACGGGATTCGAACCCGTGCTGCCGCCGTGAAAGGGCGGTGTCCTAGGCCGCTAAACGATGGGGCCGGGGGTTTGTGACTCGCACAACCACCGAGAGCCAAGCATACGTGGTGCCCGCCGAGATTCCA harbors:
- a CDS encoding SAVED domain-containing protein; the protein is MISDAARPEPSDPVFISYRQKDGTDIAAELAWLLRTAGVPVWRDRDDLPPGDTEARLKQAIAAGISGGVLVITPDVANSRVVKTLEAPHLLALHDNHEVFALGIANSVKTEDGTTDYDAPDGLLDRRPGTLSGVDQHPADRDGLLVLIRGLVWHRIASLREQIQTTDQTFHLSLQTRNTPQVYDRTGDELDIRLRPSSHERLPSAEGLRDLKDTIGFLPDAVTRSSAHRIRVQGGAHLSVAFAVGAALPSSRIGHMDVIDQQGVSWASDGESRFTAQPQVRITAEGSNPSAITSGRAAVAVYVDLLPQRSDAAFARYLEDRAPFLAAWRHLTSANDTLIEPSEAGLIAADVAAHIRGLSNDNSNAEIHLLLRCPFSLALLIGRLTNTLRFVVYEWDDSEPTEGDDYRARYVPTLRVRTSASAGVIEEVLI
- a CDS encoding tyrosine-type recombinase/integrase, encoding MAGRPGRDSPTRFDPRTGRPLPEGIRWRTDRQRYQVRVVGPGVDGGAAERSRMFLTLAEAKRELAKMVAGRNPNGSMTLEQWHEKYWPAIESSVRPATARGYGVAWRLRVKPSLGRQRLEDITSPMIESAMVAWSGGASAKNDALAVLSRLLDGARRSRFIDYNPAREVKRPSMRESVSPISRALTLDQVRTLLEFVPEGAYRNYVAALVYTGMRAGEATALRVGDVDFERGIIRVSRSLSPGQRGELIEQSPKSHNSREVPLIDALRPYAEQAARGKQLSDLLFSGPDGGRLTNHNARRGVDWEALRKAIGRPDLRVHDLRHTFATILFDAGASAPDVQATLGHSSLQITERYSRAREGVALRAGAALDQMLGEADTADKKKASKTKQRKTTEMARRPTHADLNGPLMARPQDRPDTIGR